The Nitrospirota bacterium genome includes a region encoding these proteins:
- a CDS encoding Ni/Fe hydrogenase subunit alpha: protein MQKRITIDPITRLEGHGKIEIFLNEDGDVEKAYFQVPELRGFEVFCVGRPAEEMPRITPKICGVCPTAHHICSTKTLDDLFKVEPTPVAKKIREIMYSAFMLEDHTLHFFFLGGPDFVVGPTASPQERNILGVISKVGIDNAKKVISIRKQCRDIISLIGGRVIHPVCGLPGGVSKPLTEEDRLKILEVSKAGIEFAQFALKVFDNVVLNNKEYVDLIAGDIYRHSTYYMGLVDNENKVNFYDGDIRVCTPDGKEFIKFKVRDYLEHIAEHVEPWSYVKFPYLKNVGWKGFIDGEENGVYRVAPLARLNVSDGMATPLAQTEYERMYKALGGKPLHNTLAFHWARLIEALYAAERMLELAQERDIIDPYIRNIPTAIPEEGFGVVEAPRGTLIHHYKTDKNGIITEANLIVATVNNAAAISMSVEKAAKNLIKKGEISEGLLNMIEMAFRAYDPCFACATHLLPGNMSLSVNIRNTEGKIIQKLERNYDKLYLQNL, encoded by the coding sequence ATGCAGAAAAGGATAACAATAGATCCGATTACAAGACTCGAAGGACACGGTAAGATCGAAATTTTTCTCAATGAAGATGGGGATGTTGAAAAAGCATATTTTCAGGTGCCTGAACTAAGGGGATTTGAGGTATTTTGCGTAGGACGTCCTGCTGAAGAAATGCCAAGAATAACTCCCAAAATATGTGGAGTATGTCCAACTGCTCATCACATCTGTTCTACAAAGACACTTGATGACCTTTTCAAGGTCGAACCTACACCTGTTGCAAAAAAGATTCGAGAAATCATGTATTCAGCCTTCATGCTTGAGGATCACACACTACATTTCTTCTTTCTCGGAGGTCCTGATTTTGTTGTAGGACCTACTGCTTCTCCTCAAGAAAGAAATATTTTGGGGGTTATTTCAAAAGTAGGGATAGATAATGCAAAAAAAGTAATCAGTATTAGAAAACAATGCAGGGATATTATTTCTTTAATTGGTGGAAGGGTTATTCACCCAGTGTGCGGTTTACCGGGTGGAGTATCCAAACCACTGACCGAAGAAGATAGATTAAAAATTCTCGAGGTATCGAAAGCCGGAATCGAGTTTGCTCAATTTGCATTAAAAGTTTTTGATAACGTTGTATTGAATAATAAAGAATATGTTGATCTCATAGCAGGCGATATTTACAGACATTCTACATATTATATGGGACTTGTTGATAACGAAAACAAAGTGAATTTTTATGATGGTGATATACGTGTCTGCACACCGGATGGAAAAGAATTTATAAAGTTTAAAGTAAGAGATTATCTTGAACACATTGCAGAACATGTTGAACCCTGGAGTTATGTTAAATTCCCATATTTAAAAAATGTTGGATGGAAAGGATTTATTGATGGTGAAGAAAATGGTGTATACCGTGTAGCACCTCTGGCACGTCTGAACGTTTCTGACGGAATGGCTACCCCTCTTGCACAAACGGAATACGAAAGAATGTATAAAGCTCTTGGTGGAAAGCCATTACACAATACACTTGCATTTCACTGGGCTCGTTTAATAGAAGCACTTTATGCAGCTGAAAGAATGCTTGAACTTGCTCAGGAAAGAGATATAATTGACCCATACATAAGAAATATTCCAACTGCAATTCCTGAAGAAGGTTTTGGAGTAGTAGAAGCACCTCGAGGAACACTTATTCATCATTACAAGACTGACAAGAACGGTATAATAACTGAAGCAAACCTCATTGTAGCGACTGTAAATAATGCAGCTGCAATCAGCATGTCAGTTGAAAAGGCTGCTAAAAATTTAATTAAAAAAGGAGAAATATCGGAAGGACTTCTTAATATGATAGAAATGGCATTTCGAGCGTATGACCCCTGTTTTGCCTGTGCTACACATCTTTTACCCGGAAATATGTCATTATCAGTTAATATAAGAAATACGGAAGGTAAAATAATACAGAAATTAGAGAGAAATTATGATAAACTCTATCTACAAAATTTGTAA
- a CDS encoding DivIVA domain-containing protein → MRITPLDIQQKQFPMKFRGFDVEEVYAFLEIIREEMEDILRENASLKESISRLENQVKEYRDMETTLRETLMTAQQMVEDYKSNARKEAELIVKEAELRADALIKEAQEKVIKIHEDIVDLKGIRRHFKEELKRMVEGHLKMLEFDKEREEQEGGIKTE, encoded by the coding sequence ATGAGAATAACACCGCTTGACATTCAGCAGAAGCAGTTCCCAATGAAATTCAGAGGTTTTGATGTCGAAGAAGTATATGCATTTTTAGAGATAATAAGGGAAGAAATGGAGGACATACTGAGAGAAAATGCATCTCTTAAGGAATCAATATCAAGGTTGGAAAATCAAGTGAAAGAATACAGGGATATGGAGACTACTTTAAGAGAAACACTCATGACAGCACAACAGATGGTGGAAGACTATAAATCAAATGCGAGAAAAGAGGCAGAACTTATTGTCAAAGAGGCAGAGTTAAGGGCAGATGCTCTTATTAAAGAAGCTCAGGAAAAAGTTATAAAGATCCATGAGGATATTGTAGATCTTAAAGGAATAAGAAGACACTTCAAGGAAGAGCTTAAAAGAATGGTTGAGGGCCATTTAAAGATGCTTGAGTTCGACAAGGAGAGAGAGGAGCAAGAGGGAGGAATTAAGACAGAATGA
- a CDS encoding YggT family protein, whose protein sequence is MFLIANLLLALARISDILLTVYMWIIIISALISWVNPDPYNPIVKFLRSITEPVLRLVRRRLGISMGIDFSPMVIILIILFIKYFLINSLIEFAYKLKGGIAL, encoded by the coding sequence ATGTTTCTTATAGCAAATTTATTGCTTGCCTTAGCTCGTATATCTGATATTTTATTAACTGTATATATGTGGATAATAATCATCTCGGCTCTGATTAGCTGGGTAAATCCTGATCCTTACAATCCTATAGTTAAATTCCTGCGTTCTATAACAGAACCTGTTTTAAGACTCGTTAGAAGGCGACTGGGTATTAGCATGGGTATTGACTTTTCACCAATGGTTATAATTCTGATAATATTGTTTATAAAATATTTTCTTATAAATTCATTAATAGAGTTTGCCTATAAATTGAAAGGAGGCATCGCATTATGA
- the proC gene encoding pyrroline-5-carboxylate reductase: MIGFIGGGNMAEAMIKGMLNSNIRDIMVSEPRDDRRLYLEKTYNVKTTHDNKEVVKSCNIVILAVKPQNMEDVTGEISNFISADKIIVSIAAGITLSYLTSKLKTSKIIRVMPNTPALVLEGMSVMSMCECIHDKKIGIVREILMSIGKLIVLPEKYMDAVTALSGSGPAFIALFVEHMIEAGIKCGLNKEHATELAIQTLIGTAKLLETGMPPDKLRIMVTSPGGTTAAGLKVFEEKKFGDIVASVIEAAKNRSEELGRKG, from the coding sequence ATGATTGGATTCATCGGTGGCGGGAATATGGCAGAGGCAATGATAAAAGGAATGCTTAATAGCAATATCAGGGACATTATGGTCTCTGAGCCGAGAGATGACAGGCGTTTATATCTCGAAAAAACATATAATGTTAAGACAACTCATGATAACAAAGAGGTAGTTAAAAGTTGTAATATTGTTATACTCGCAGTGAAGCCTCAAAATATGGAAGATGTTACCGGAGAAATTTCAAATTTTATAAGTGCTGATAAGATAATTGTCTCGATTGCAGCTGGGATTACTCTTTCTTATCTAACATCAAAGTTAAAAACTTCTAAAATAATACGTGTTATGCCGAATACGCCTGCACTTGTTCTTGAGGGCATGTCAGTCATGTCAATGTGTGAATGCATCCATGATAAGAAAATAGGAATTGTGAGAGAAATCTTAATGTCAATCGGTAAACTAATTGTATTGCCAGAAAAATATATGGATGCTGTAACAGCACTTTCAGGGAGCGGTCCTGCATTTATAGCATTGTTTGTTGAACACATGATTGAAGCAGGGATAAAATGCGGGCTAAATAAAGAGCATGCTACTGAATTAGCCATACAGACTTTAATAGGAACTGCTAAGCTCCTTGAAACAGGAATGCCGCCTGATAAATTAAGGATTATGGTCACATCACCCGGTGGAACGACAGCAGCAGGGCTAAAGGTTTTTGAAGAAAAGAAATTTGGAGATATAGTAGCATCTGTAATTGAAGCAGCAAAAAATAGATCAGAAGAATTGGGGAGGAAAGGATAA
- a CDS encoding sulfurtransferase TusA family protein — protein sequence MATVNLDCMGLKCPQPVLKIAAKSAELKVGDILEIIADCPTFEKDIRQWCERTKKTLMWIRDEGGGKMRCQIQF from the coding sequence ATGGCAACTGTAAATTTAGATTGTATGGGACTTAAATGCCCTCAACCCGTATTAAAGATTGCTGCAAAATCGGCTGAGCTCAAAGTAGGAGATATTCTCGAAATAATCGCCGACTGCCCAACATTTGAGAAAGACATTCGTCAATGGTGTGAAAGAACAAAGAAGACACTCATGTGGATAAGAGATGAAGGCGGTGGTAAAATGCGCTGTCAGATACAGTTTTAA
- a CDS encoding radical SAM protein, producing MNQRLREKTDYLLSKEKGTVFKDPGGKINIALVYPNTYHVGMSNLGFQGIYGLLNDMKDVVCERVFLPEEKDIDEYLRTETELFSMESKKTLNRFDLIAFSISFENDYPNIIKIFELSNIPPRSIDRKSHHPLIIIGGVCMFFNPEPLADFFDVCFIGEAEEMLTEFIDIYKSSSNKSEVLLKSLSVEGLYIPKFYKITYDNKGRILNRLPEGNAPATISKRSVKDISLSKIRTSIITSETEFSEMYLIETMRGCPWNCRFCMTGKVYSPLRRKTLESIHNEINEGKAMTQRIGLIGPSLSDYPNIKDILTIKGVEFSITSLRASPKSIDLITRLKGNKSISIAPEAGTERLRKVIGKNISEGDILSISEHVFSEGIENLRLYFMVGLPTETRDDIMGIISLVRKIREISMKGTVTLSISTFVPKPFTPFQWHPMETALEVKERLKLIKKSLMPVKGIRVFHDVPKYAYMQGLFSLGDRRVSKVLERVPHFDDWTKAAEGINRDFFIFRKKDFQEILPWDFIYIGITKEKLWEEYQESISAS from the coding sequence GTGAACCAGAGACTTAGAGAAAAAACAGATTATCTTTTATCAAAAGAAAAAGGGACAGTTTTTAAAGATCCTGGTGGCAAAATTAATATCGCCCTTGTTTATCCGAATACTTATCATGTAGGAATGTCAAATCTTGGATTTCAAGGAATTTATGGTCTTTTAAACGATATGAAAGATGTTGTGTGTGAACGTGTATTTCTTCCTGAAGAAAAAGATATCGATGAGTATCTGAGAACAGAAACTGAACTTTTTTCGATGGAATCAAAAAAAACTCTTAACAGATTTGATTTGATTGCATTCTCTATCTCTTTTGAAAATGATTATCCGAATATCATAAAAATATTTGAATTATCAAATATCCCTCCAAGAAGCATCGATAGAAAGTCACATCATCCCTTAATCATAATTGGAGGAGTATGTATGTTTTTCAATCCTGAACCTCTTGCCGATTTCTTTGACGTTTGTTTTATAGGTGAAGCTGAAGAGATGCTTACTGAATTTATCGATATCTATAAGTCATCTTCGAATAAATCAGAAGTTTTATTGAAATCTCTATCTGTAGAAGGATTATATATACCAAAATTCTATAAGATAACTTATGACAATAAAGGAAGAATATTGAATAGACTTCCAGAAGGAAACGCACCAGCAACAATCAGTAAACGATCAGTAAAGGATATTTCTCTTTCAAAAATCAGGACATCTATTATTACTTCAGAGACAGAATTCTCTGAGATGTATCTGATTGAAACCATGAGGGGATGTCCATGGAATTGTAGGTTTTGTATGACAGGGAAAGTATATTCACCTTTACGCAGAAAGACCTTAGAATCCATTCATAATGAGATTAATGAAGGGAAGGCTATGACTCAAAGGATAGGGTTAATCGGACCTTCTCTTTCTGATTATCCAAATATAAAAGATATATTAACAATTAAGGGAGTAGAATTTTCTATTACATCCCTGAGAGCAAGCCCAAAAAGTATTGACCTGATAACCCGCTTAAAAGGAAATAAAAGCATCTCTATCGCCCCTGAAGCTGGCACAGAAAGATTAAGAAAAGTAATCGGTAAAAACATTTCGGAGGGGGATATTCTGTCTATATCAGAACATGTCTTTTCTGAAGGAATCGAAAATCTCAGGCTGTATTTTATGGTTGGTTTACCAACAGAAACAAGAGATGACATAATGGGGATTATAAGTTTGGTGAGAAAGATAAGGGAAATTTCAATGAAGGGAACTGTTACACTGAGTATAAGTACGTTCGTGCCGAAACCATTTACTCCATTTCAATGGCATCCGATGGAAACCGCATTAGAGGTTAAAGAAAGGCTGAAGCTTATTAAAAAAAGCCTTATGCCAGTAAAAGGAATCAGAGTTTTTCATGATGTGCCCAAATATGCATATATGCAAGGATTGTTCTCTCTCGGCGACAGAAGGGTTTCGAAAGTTCTTGAGAGGGTACCCCATTTCGATGACTGGACAAAGGCAGCAGAAGGAATAAACAGAGATTTTTTTATTTTCAGGAAAAAGGATTTTCAGGAAATTCTCCCATGGGATTTCATATATATAGGTATAACCAAGGAAAAGTTATGGGAAGAATATCAAGAGTCAATATCCGCAAGCTGA
- a CDS encoding histidine--tRNA ligase, with translation MKYNALKGIHDIFPPEIYVWQKVEKTAVDVFSVYGFQELRPPIIESTDIFIRSIGETTDIVEKEMYTFKDKAGRLITLRPEGTAPVVRCYIENYLYNLPSPQKFYYSGPMFRYERPQAGRFRQFYQIGAEAFGVADPKIDAEILSMLRLFLEKLGIGELTFEINSIGCDICRSDYRKALLSFFSDKVSSLCPDCKRRYEQNPLRILDCKVDSCIRLRAGTPYVTDFLCVGCREHFDALKNFLELLDIPYQINPNMVRGLDYYTRTTFEITCKHLGAQNTVVAGGRYDKLVEELGGPSTPAIGFALGMERLASLLNEKPYYIPAPSVFISTIGMFAQKEGLKIANQLREIGIWTEIGYAGHSLKSQMRRADRLSAKYVLIIGDDEIASGRLKWKRLSDGSQGELAFKEVVTFFHFLKK, from the coding sequence ATGAAGTATAATGCCTTGAAGGGTATCCATGACATCTTTCCTCCTGAAATATATGTATGGCAGAAAGTTGAGAAAACAGCAGTGGATGTTTTTTCTGTATATGGATTTCAGGAATTGCGACCTCCAATCATAGAGTCAACGGATATTTTTATCAGGAGTATAGGAGAGACCACAGATATTGTTGAAAAGGAGATGTATACTTTTAAAGATAAAGCTGGAAGATTAATAACTCTAAGACCCGAAGGTACAGCTCCTGTTGTAAGATGTTACATAGAAAATTACTTGTATAACTTACCATCACCGCAAAAATTTTACTATTCAGGACCAATGTTCCGTTATGAGAGACCTCAAGCGGGACGCTTCAGGCAGTTTTATCAGATAGGAGCTGAGGCTTTTGGTGTGGCAGATCCAAAGATTGATGCAGAGATTCTTTCAATGCTCAGGCTTTTTCTTGAAAAACTTGGAATTGGAGAACTCACATTCGAAATCAATTCGATCGGTTGCGATATATGCAGGTCTGATTATCGAAAAGCTCTCCTCAGTTTTTTCTCTGACAAAGTTAGTAGCCTCTGTCCCGATTGCAAAAGGAGATATGAACAGAATCCTTTAAGGATACTTGATTGTAAAGTAGATTCATGTATACGATTGCGGGCAGGAACTCCTTATGTTACTGATTTTCTCTGCGTTGGATGCAGGGAACATTTTGATGCTTTAAAGAATTTCCTGGAATTGCTTGATATACCTTATCAAATAAATCCCAATATGGTTAGAGGGCTTGACTATTATACAAGAACGACTTTTGAGATTACATGCAAACATCTTGGGGCACAAAATACTGTTGTTGCTGGCGGACGCTATGATAAACTTGTGGAGGAATTGGGGGGTCCATCAACTCCAGCCATCGGATTTGCTTTGGGAATGGAAAGATTAGCTTCTCTATTAAATGAAAAACCATATTACATACCTGCTCCCTCAGTATTTATCTCTACAATCGGCATGTTTGCTCAAAAGGAAGGACTGAAAATCGCCAATCAACTCAGGGAAATAGGAATCTGGACTGAAATCGGATATGCTGGCCATTCGTTAAAAAGTCAGATGAGAAGGGCAGATAGGCTTTCAGCAAAATATGTTCTTATAATCGGTGATGACGAAATTGCATCAGGAAGATTGAAATGGAAGCGACTTTCAGATGGTAGTCAGGGAGAACTTGCTTTTAAAGAAGTTGTTACTTTTTTTCATTTTTTAAAGAAATAG
- a CDS encoding YchF/TatD family DNA exonuclease translates to MKNEKTYIKLIDTHCHLEMDVFDSDRDAVIQRAKDSGIEAIITISSDLESNKKGLEISNQYDFVYASLGVHPHDAKDFTEDVFNEIKRLENRDKIVAIGEIGLDYHYNNSPKNIQRDVFLKQLLYAKNINLPVIIHSRDAKKDTLEIIRESGVNKGVFHCFSGDIDMAERVIAMGFYISIAGPVTFKNAKHPIEVAQMIPDDYLLIETDAPYLTPEPFRGRRNEPANLLYTAKKIAEIRGISLEDISRITTLNAKRLFNIGEFPEKGEIAYKIRNSLYLNITNQCTNKCSFCIRFHTDYVKGHNLRLTKEPTEEELKESILDPSLYKEIVFCGYGEPLLRLDLVKNLALWVKQNKGRVRINTNGHGNLIHKRNILPELQGIVDSISISLNAQDEDTYNRICRPVFRNAFNEVVSFIKEAKKFIHEVIVTVVKLEGVDIDKCRKIAEELGVKFRIRKLDIVG, encoded by the coding sequence ATGAAAAACGAAAAAACTTACATCAAACTAATTGATACGCATTGTCATCTTGAAATGGATGTTTTTGACTCTGACAGAGATGCTGTTATACAACGAGCAAAAGATTCTGGTATTGAAGCAATCATAACCATAAGCTCTGATCTGGAAAGCAATAAGAAAGGTCTCGAAATCTCTAATCAATATGATTTCGTTTATGCATCTCTCGGAGTCCATCCTCATGACGCAAAGGATTTCACAGAAGATGTTTTTAATGAGATAAAGAGATTGGAAAATAGAGACAAGATTGTAGCCATTGGCGAGATCGGACTTGATTATCATTACAATAATTCACCAAAGAATATTCAGAGAGATGTTTTTCTTAAACAGCTTCTCTATGCAAAGAATATCAATCTACCCGTTATTATTCATAGCAGAGATGCAAAAAAAGATACCCTCGAAATAATAAGAGAATCAGGAGTAAATAAAGGGGTCTTTCATTGTTTTTCAGGTGATATAGACATGGCAGAGCGTGTAATAGCAATGGGTTTTTATATATCTATTGCAGGACCTGTCACTTTCAAGAACGCAAAGCATCCGATTGAGGTTGCACAAATGATCCCTGATGATTATCTGCTCATTGAGACAGATGCTCCATATCTTACGCCTGAACCATTCAGAGGCAGGAGGAATGAACCTGCAAATCTTCTATATACAGCTAAAAAAATTGCTGAAATTAGAGGTATCAGCCTTGAGGACATTTCAAGAATCACAACACTCAATGCAAAACGTCTTTTCAACATAGGAGAATTTCCGGAAAAGGGTGAAATAGCATATAAAATCAGAAATTCCCTGTATCTTAATATTACAAACCAATGCACAAACAAATGTTCATTTTGTATCCGCTTTCACACAGATTATGTAAAAGGCCATAATCTAAGGTTAACGAAGGAGCCAACTGAAGAAGAACTGAAAGAATCAATCTTGGACCCATCACTATATAAAGAGATTGTATTCTGTGGATATGGAGAACCGCTGCTTAGGCTTGACCTTGTTAAGAATTTAGCATTATGGGTAAAGCAAAATAAAGGAAGGGTGAGAATTAATACGAACGGTCATGGCAATCTTATTCATAAGAGAAATATACTGCCAGAGCTCCAGGGCATAGTTGACAGCATCTCTATTAGCCTTAATGCACAGGATGAAGATACTTATAACAGAATTTGCAGGCCAGTATTTAGAAATGCATTCAATGAGGTAGTCTCTTTTATAAAGGAAGCAAAAAAATTTATCCATGAAGTCATTGTAACCGTTGTGAAGCTCGAAGGTGTTGATATAGACAAATGCCGCAAAATAGCCGAGGAACTGGGAGTTAAGTTCAGGATCAGGAAGCTCGATATAGTGGGGTAA
- a CDS encoding YggS family pyridoxal phosphate-dependent enzyme, translating into MLEINPQKGNLQLLENIKNIYRKISSAAIRSGRSPFDVQLIAVTKTVPVERIREAVELGLRDFGENRVQEAKEKISNLKSKILNENIKWHLIGHLQKNKVKTAVQLFDLIHSLDSFELANLINKYAEKEEKIQRVLIQVKLSEEATKHGVAKEELMRLIETVSKMKNIKLEGLMTMPPFFEDPEKARPFFKKLCELRDEVEQKGYKIKELSIGMTNDFEIAILEGATMVRIGTGIFGERIINKRR; encoded by the coding sequence ATGCTTGAAATAAATCCTCAAAAAGGCAATTTACAGCTTCTTGAGAATATTAAAAACATATATAGAAAAATCTCCTCAGCTGCCATCCGCTCTGGAAGAAGCCCTTTTGATGTGCAATTGATTGCTGTTACAAAGACAGTTCCTGTTGAAAGGATTAGAGAAGCAGTAGAACTTGGGCTCAGGGACTTTGGAGAGAATAGAGTGCAGGAAGCAAAAGAAAAGATATCAAATCTCAAATCTAAAATATTAAATGAGAATATTAAATGGCATCTTATCGGCCACCTTCAAAAAAATAAGGTAAAAACAGCAGTGCAGCTTTTTGATTTGATACATTCTCTTGATTCTTTCGAACTTGCTAATCTGATAAATAAGTACGCCGAAAAAGAGGAGAAGATCCAGAGAGTTTTAATACAGGTAAAACTTTCTGAGGAAGCGACAAAGCACGGAGTTGCTAAAGAGGAACTTATGAGGCTGATTGAAACAGTATCAAAAATGAAGAATATAAAACTTGAAGGTCTGATGACAATGCCGCCTTTTTTTGAAGACCCTGAAAAGGCTAGGCCATTCTTTAAAAAGTTATGTGAACTTAGAGACGAGGTCGAGCAAAAGGGATACAAAATTAAAGAGCTTTCCATTGGTATGACTAATGATTTCGAGATTGCAATTCTGGAAGGTGCAACGATGGTGAGGATAGGGACAGGGATATTCGGGGAGAGAATTATTAATAAAAGGAGATAA
- a CDS encoding HAMP domain-containing protein → MNFFQNISIGKKFTLTFGFLFLIVLLVGISWQKGIDSLKEIEWKKNNLIELKERLREMQLIHHRWVDSLRESVRKREAFEGEIDPQKCVFGQWYYSYKLPYPELKNLFEALEKPHRNLHVAGENVRKAIEQGNIAEAEKLSLHVRQTQLPELMTVYDSFMKGIGNVYEKYKLESERSVNRQKIFSKTVLILSLFSVFFLAFLMTRAIVGPLKKVTDTALRISEGEIPEISQKEIYSETKNEIVQMENAFTKMALSVNELSKTAEQIASGDLSATVRIRSEKDILGNAIAKMVENLKTSLEDLHTNSMNLALGMSDYFTVISEFSQGNLNIKASEETGDDLLNQLGKVTNNMIAEYKKLSECVEEVIKGNLDVQVHIRSEKDILGIGFRHMLEHLKKTSEELHMNSMNLAMGLTDYFFVLQQVASGDLTVRANEETEDDLLNQLGKATNSMISSLKDLTLKIREQADFLAGSANAMATVSKQLSKALSELSTAISLMSSSTSNVADNSQGATKAAEVANESTRKGSNLMSKLAEKTNLLQSSSEKTVEAMKSLSERSSEIGNIVNVMTKIAFQTNLLSLNAAIEAARAGESGHGFAVVADEVRKLAESSANSAREIAKIVKEVQEETEQAVLSTQQSKKEMETGVALIEEVRQHFISIASQVENIFKQIESIASSAAETASSAAEAFASSEEQTAAIEELAASASELSSTAEILKETMARFKI, encoded by the coding sequence ATGAATTTCTTTCAAAATATTTCAATCGGCAAAAAATTTACGCTCACTTTTGGATTTCTTTTTCTTATTGTTTTACTCGTTGGTATATCATGGCAGAAAGGTATTGATTCACTTAAAGAAATTGAATGGAAAAAAAATAATCTGATTGAACTAAAAGAAAGGCTGCGAGAGATGCAGCTCATTCATCACCGCTGGGTTGACTCACTAAGAGAGTCAGTAAGAAAGAGAGAGGCATTTGAAGGAGAAATCGATCCACAAAAATGTGTATTCGGACAATGGTACTACTCATATAAATTACCTTATCCAGAATTAAAAAACCTTTTTGAAGCATTGGAAAAACCACATAGAAATTTACATGTAGCTGGGGAAAATGTCCGAAAGGCAATCGAGCAGGGTAATATTGCTGAAGCAGAAAAGCTGTCTCTGCATGTAAGACAGACTCAGCTTCCTGAACTGATGACAGTTTATGATTCTTTTATGAAAGGTATCGGAAACGTTTATGAAAAATATAAGTTAGAATCAGAAAGATCAGTTAATCGGCAGAAGATTTTTTCTAAAACAGTTCTTATTCTTTCTTTATTCTCTGTTTTTTTCCTTGCATTTCTTATGACCCGTGCTATAGTCGGTCCATTAAAGAAAGTAACGGATACAGCTCTGAGGATTTCAGAAGGTGAAATCCCGGAGATTTCACAAAAGGAAATTTATTCTGAGACAAAAAATGAAATAGTTCAGATGGAAAATGCTTTTACTAAGATGGCATTATCGGTTAACGAGCTGTCGAAAACCGCTGAACAGATTGCTTCTGGGGACTTGAGCGCAACAGTAAGAATTCGCTCAGAAAAAGATATTCTTGGAAATGCTATAGCAAAAATGGTAGAGAATCTGAAAACCAGTCTTGAAGACCTGCATACAAACTCCATGAATCTTGCTTTGGGTATGAGTGACTATTTTACAGTAATTTCTGAATTTTCACAGGGCAATCTTAATATAAAGGCATCTGAAGAAACAGGAGATGATCTTTTAAACCAGCTTGGCAAGGTTACTAACAATATGATAGCAGAGTATAAGAAACTTTCTGAATGTGTTGAAGAAGTGATAAAAGGAAACTTAGACGTTCAGGTACACATTCGATCTGAAAAAGATATACTCGGAATTGGTTTTAGACATATGCTTGAACATCTCAAAAAGACCTCAGAGGAGCTCCATATGAACTCAATGAACCTTGCTATGGGACTTACTGATTATTTCTTTGTTTTACAGCAGGTTGCTTCAGGTGATCTGACTGTCAGAGCAAACGAGGAGACTGAAGATGATTTACTGAATCAGCTCGGTAAAGCAACGAATTCAATGATTTCTTCTTTGAAGGATCTGACTTTAAAAATACGTGAGCAAGCAGATTTTCTTGCAGGTTCAGCAAATGCTATGGCAACCGTTTCTAAACAATTGTCAAAAGCTTTATCCGAACTATCTACAGCTATTTCACTAATGTCATCTTCAACATCAAATGTTGCAGATAATTCTCAAGGCGCTACCAAAGCAGCAGAGGTTGCAAATGAATCAACCCGTAAAGGGAGCAATTTGATGTCAAAGCTTGCAGAGAAAACAAATTTATTACAAAGTTCAAGTGAAAAAACAGTTGAGGCCATGAAAAGTCTTTCTGAGCGTTCATCAGAAATAGGAAATATTGTTAATGTTATGACAAAAATAGCATTCCAGACGAACCTCCTCTCATTAAATGCTGCAATAGAGGCAGCAAGGGCTGGTGAGTCAGGTCATGGCTTTGCTGTTGTTGCAGATGAAGTGCGTAAACTTGCAGAGAGTTCAGCAAATTCAGCCCGTGAAATAGCAAAAATTGTAAAGGAAGTCCAGGAAGAGACAGAGCAGGCAGTACTTTCTACCCAGCAAAGCAAAAAGGAAATGGAAACTGGTGTCGCCCTTATAGAAGAAGTTCGACAGCATTTTATTTCTATTGCCTCACAGGTTGAAAATATTTTCAAACAGATTGAAAGCATAGCATCTTCTGCTGCAGAAACAGCATCTTCTGCTGCAGAGGCTTTCGCTTCATCAGAAGAGCAGACAGCAGCAATCGAGGAACTTGCGGCTTCAGCATCAGAACTATCGAGCACTGCTGAAATTTTGAAGGAGACTATGGCCAGATTCAAGATTTAA